The sequence below is a genomic window from Pseudorasbora parva isolate DD20220531a chromosome 4, ASM2467924v1, whole genome shotgun sequence.
CTCCCCTGGCAGCGCTCTCCTCACCTGGAGCAGTCGTATTCTTTAGCCAATGGGATTTAGGCTTATCAATCGGCCAATCATAGTCACGTGAGGGCGGGCCCACCTGGTGTTACGTCATCAGCCTTTGCCCACAGTTCGTCATTCACATTCGTCATTCACATTCACATTCAGGGacaattacaaattattttagaatttggtgccttctagactgagaaaagacagaaaatgtatttttgtctcttttactgtctatgcaaaatacacaaacacaaacacacacacacatccaaggCGATTCACACGCGAATGACGATTTGCACATTCACATTCAGGGACAAACTTGTAAATTTtaaacattcaaaagtttttatgCACAGTTGTAAATCTACGTGTtttgcatttgtgaaatgtattttatgaataggcctatataattttatttttcgcaCGTGAATAGTTTTTTGTGCATGTAAATTTGATTTCATGCATGTGAAATTGTCTACACATGTGTGCATTGTGTTTTTTGCGTGAATTATTAATGAGTCTTTTCTGCTTCCATACATAACTGCCCTGATCTGAATGATAATGATTTCCATGAgctttcccctctctctctctctctctctctctctctctctctctctctctctctctcgttttgGGTGTTCTTAAGGCAGCAAACTGCCACACCATAAACCACGTGGTTTATTACTCATTACTGGGTCACTGTGAGTCAATGGACGTGTTTGTAAAACCCACTGATATTACACAACATCAGCTGGCTACAAACACACCATTATACTTCCATACCCCACTTAGTTTTAATAAAGCTTCCTATTGCTTTTATGACCATTTTAATTATGTCTATTTGTCTTCCTGTTCCCATGAGCCATGTGCACGGATGCAGTCCGTTTCACCAAATGCAAGACACAGGCCATAAAACTCAGTCACCAACATATAAAAGCCATTTTTATGTAAGTAGTTTTATATTAGTCTCATATTCTATGACGAGAAATATAATAAAGAACACAAACTGTATTCAGGTCCATCAGCCATACATTTTATACAACTGTACGAACACTATGGTCAAATGTTTGGTGTCGTCGGCATGCCCATAAAGGCTGCATTGATCAAAGATGCAGTAAAAACAGAAATGCTGTCAAATATTACAATTAAGAAGAATTGTTTTCCattgaatattttaaaatgtaatttattccggTGATGCAAATCttgttactccagtcttcagtgtcacatgatcattcagaagTATTCTATGCTgatttatcaatgttgaaaaaaagtTATGCGGCTTAATATCTTTGTGGAAAGCACAATATATTTTATAGGAATTTTctgaatagaaagctcaaaagcacagcatttatttgcaatataaatattttgtaacatgaaaaaaaaaatacagtcacttttgatcaatttaatgcatccttgccaaATAAAAAGTACTAGCTTTTCAAAAGCAAAAGAAAATCTTTTGAGCCCcagtggcctgttgcacaaagccgGTTTAGGTTTTAACCCAGTTAAGTTTGCGTTTATTGAGCAAACTTTTTTTCAGGCTTATGAAGTTGGGATTGATTTGTAGCAGTGTCCATCACCAGTAATTTACACTACATGGATAAACTGAGTCGGGAACAGATTATAATCTGGGTTAGAGATtgcaaacccaaactggaccaatcagctgcaagtaaaaCCCACCCCTCCTTTTAGCTCTCGTTAAAGCagtttataatgaaaaaaaaaaaactgctcatctttataaaatatgaattacttttaagtcatttaatatattaatataattattttatttatttacaagaaacaagatattaatataaaaatagaatACATGCAATAAGTATTTTAAACGTGTATTcgagctctttgtgaacctatttttaggcatatttctttgatttaCATCATGCAAAGATAGTTCTTTCAGCAGCCTTCTCAAACTTTTGCAGCAGCGTTTATTCCTGCTTTGTAACCGCATTTAATTTCACGATATTTTCAAAACGAgctctcaatcttcagaagagaagggAATTGCACCGTCTCTCGAGTGAAGGGAATCAAACGGAcactgtgattggttgtttTCCGCACGTGTCACTTTCAGGTGCACGCGCTTCAGAGTTAATGGcaaactctggattaaacctgagttgacagagaccGTTGAACTTGAGCTAAACCAGGTTGTATTTATCCGGAATTTctcaactctaaacctactctgaagCTAGTGTTCAGCTAGCTTTGTACAACGGGCCTCGACATTTGAACATTATTGTAGAGTCAAAACCttcattatgatttttttggtcAAGAGGTCAAATCATAGTCAGATCTTCTGGTTtgaatttaactttttttctttgaaaGCACATCCAGTACATTGTTGTCACTTTAACAGTGCAATGCTGGAAAGCCGTGAATGTCAAATTGCAACGGTGCTCCAAACAGTGCCACGTCAGCAATTTTAAACGTTGATGGGTCATTTACTACAGATGGGATCCCCTGAACAGAAACAAGAACCTAATGGGCTTAAACTAACTGCAGGCAACAGCAGACCAAgaaagaagggaaaaaaaaaaaaaaatagccatTGGACAAAAACCTTTTATTGTCATTCACAAGTCAGCACATGCCGTTTCTGGAGCCTTCGGTACAACAACGTTCCGAGGATAACGACACACAAAATTCCAACTGCAACCACCAAACCAGTCACAAGCACCAACTCGCTGGAGTACTCTAGAGAAGATAAAGGAGAAAGGGTTAAGATATTGATGCTGGACCTAAACCACTGTATATACACTGGCCCCAAAAATCCCCAAAAAGTAGGTAAACTCTAGGGCAAGTTCACACAGAATGCGTTTTTGCCATTAACACACAAGGTGCAGGTCAAAACCTAGTTAAAGTTGACCTTTTAACCCTTAAACACATACAGCTTTAGTGACCAGGGCATCATTTATTACTCtacttattttttaagttaGACCTCAACTGTCTTcatattcctcaatcaattaaTTATAAACAGTATAAAGAGTCCAAAGAATGCCTGGTTTCCATACATATGCTACGCTACATGGTTGCTTGTGACCCAACATGTGGAAcagtaaaagtatttttttctggACAGCAATTATTGAATCTTTGACTGAATAAGTGTagttcacctttattccacaaggtggcaatgtctgatacacaatgtGACGTTTCACTCCGTTGCCACAGGCAAAAAAAAAGGAAGTATTGTTAGCAAAACTTAAAATGGCTCAGCGATTTACTGTAAAGTTCTGAATGCAATCAAATAGtagtgtcactgtcacttgatggtggattatgtgaagctgtcagtgatcaaaaaaaaaaaaagattatagaGAGATGTTGAGAATGATAGTTTTGGGAATATGTTTGATATGGTGAATATAagtcagatgctgaatgtacagGGAGATGAtctctgacgaggacagtgatgccataaaacatctgctcaaactgaacccctccaagctccaaaaggtaatgaattatgctttattttatttttctgtaatatcaggagagttttatattattgcGAGAGGTAGATCCATATAGATCCAGGTTGCTAAAGATGCTAATATGTAATGATCGGGCGAAACATTCATTCAAGGTTTAACTTGAgcagtgttgtttttttataatgccACGTCATGCTCGAGATGCTACAAAAGACCAAAGGGCAGCTCTTAAAGTTGTCCGTCCAGCACAGGTTTACATTGAAAATAATGGAAATGTAGCACAgtggaatgaaaaaaaaaaaaaaaagctctggGTGAACAGAcacatatctatctatctatctatctatctatctatctatctatctatctatctatctatctatctatctatctatctatctatctatctatctatctatctatctatctatctatctatctatctatctatctatctatcgctTTTAGATTATTTCCCCATGCATGTATGAACAACCACAACCTTGTAGTAGTTCATTATAAACATGTTTCAGGAAGCTTTGAAACCTATAATGGTCTTAATTTTGACAAATACCATCAGAgcctagtattttttttttgttggttttaagAAACGAACTCCTCTGCAACGatacattgatcaaaagtgaccgtAAAAGGCAATGACAAGACTACAAAAGACTTTCATTTAAAGTAAACGCTGTTCTTTCCATACAAAGGAGCCTACAAAAATGACAGCTTCCACAGAAAtattacacaactgttttcaacatcaaTAAGAAGTGAATTTCATGATCCCAGAATTTCTGGGAtcatgaagactggagtaatgatgtacGAACCCTAAACCTTTGAATGGTAGTTTGCATTTAAGGGACACTGTATACTAAATCCATCACATTAGTCAAATCACCAGTTACCTGCATCTTTCGATGGCACTTGATAAGACTCTTGAATTTGCAGTAAAGGCTCATCCTCCATTGGTAGCATATGCTGGACAAAAATTGGTCCAATGGTAGCCTCATCTTCCAACGTGATATCTTGAAACAAAacagatttaaacatttaagtCTCACAGCAGTAGTTTATAGCATTCCAAAATATTTGGATGGATTTAATGTATAGTGGAACGATACCATCCGTGTCCAGACTTCTGCTCTTCCTCATGGCACAGCTGGTCTCACAACAGCCACACACCTGATCATCTCCATTTGCAGCAGTCCAGCTGTTAGGAAACACACAGCAATGCTCACTGGATGTAGATGGAGACTCCTAAACTTGCTTTGGACATGCTTAACCCATACCTGTTTGTTTCTTGAACAAACGAGCAGGCCTTGTTTAGCGCATCAATAGGTCTGGATGTTGTAGTAGCTTTTAAATGACAAGTGATGTAGATCTGGGAGAGAGAAACAAAACTCAACCTGATTAATTCAGATTAACAAATGGAGCAAACCATACAACCTCAGAAACAAAAGTGCAAAACCTTTAGGGGTACAGCTCGTCAGTGGGCAATAACCTAAGAGGGACATATCTTATTTGCTCACAAATGTTCATGGTCGTACCTCAAGGACACATTAACATCCTAAAGGGTACCTTTTAGGGGTTGCTAAGGTTCATagttgtccttttaagggtagtgacaagctgttgtagACTCACCAATCCTCGGGAATCTTCCTTAAATCTGAATGCCTCTATCTGAAATTGTAACTTGTCGTCCTGTATCCTGGGCATGAACCTGGATCTGGAATTGGTCAGCTTGGCATCCAACATGCATCTGAAGGTTTTAGTTAACATTATAAACCAACAACAGTAAAGCGTTCGATAGGTCTGTCTGGAATAGTCGCTCACCCGCTGTTCTCGATGAACGTGTAGATTGTGGCTTTCCCGCTGGGGCCCAAAGTAGCAGCACAGCTTTCCACAAACACCCTCAGGGGAACATGATTCGCACGGACCACTGCGGCTTCCAGGTTTATGAAATCTCCCAGAAAGTAGGCGTTCGAGGGTCGCTCATACAGCCAGTCATCTGTAGGACAGGTTAAGACCATCAGAATAAGACATTCAGGTTAAGAACTAAcagtaatgataaaaaaaaaaaaaaaaaaaaaccttaccaGTCATGATCTTAAGAGAGAAGTGTAGATATTCTTCTCCAGCTCTCGCTGCAACATAGGGCACCCAGGTGGGATGCAATGCATTACTACTCACATTGTGCTTCCTGAAAGTTACAAGTAACAATGTGTTGAATCATGTACAGAACCAAATAAAGTATATATGACTTAAACTGTAAAATTAGGAGGTTAAATGTacattaaagtaatgtaatgaaGCATGGCTGCCGTTAGTTTGAAAGATTTAAAGAGGATTACCTTGGGTAGACGCAGTGAATTGCAACCATAGCTTCATTGGACTTCACAATAGGCGTGTTAGGAAGAGGTGAAGGTGAATACGCCAAAACAAAGGAATAAACCAGTGAATCCTCAGTCATCTGAAAGGAAATAATGGACTGCAGTTAAATGCATATtcatacaaaatattaaaacgTTAAAACCTTTAAAGTAGCAGACAGCTGTCAGATGAACGAGGTTTCAGATTATAGAGTTCTTAGTCTGGAAGGCGAAAGGAACCATCCAGACCGTCATGGTTTGGgggtgcatgcatgtgtgttaaGTTACCACTGACATGGAAGCATATTTTGAGATTGTACAGACACAATGACATCTTTCCAGAAGCAAGACAACACCAGACATCATTCAGCCAGTGCTACAAAGTGGTTTTGTAGACACGCCACACCATAGAGTGGATGTGCTTATCCAGAGCTGTCTCCTACTGAAAATGTATGGCCCAAACCATGGACTTGAGCAGCGGTTGTATCAGGTGAGATTGGGAGAAAAATCCACTTGCAGACCAACAATTAGCATCCTCAATTCCCAAACTATTACAAGTAAATGGTGACGTGACAGTTGTAAACATACCCATGTCCCAACTTTTCTGAGTGTGTAGCAAAGCAAAATTTGTTTATATAATTTACAAGTTGTTCAGTGAAGACACTGGAAACCTTTTCTTTGTACTTTACTAGTTAAAGTAAGTtgaaagaaatacatttttgtatacattatatagagtaataaaatatacagtACCGTTAGTGCGCTTCCACATCCTTGTAGTGCGGATTCAAAGGCAATGATCCCGGCAAGGTCATCAAATCCAACCGATGGACAACCACCCAGCGTCAGATCAGAGGGGTTGATCAACTGATTGTTCCCTAAGAAATCCTGCCTCACCTGCAGTTTGACAGAGACCTCCCCACAATGAACCTCCACCGTGTTCGCTGGCTCTGGCACCTTGGGTTCAAACTGTGGCCCCATAACCACTTCATTCTTGACCTCAGGAATGAGGTTAGGACCTGGAATGGGCCCATGGAATCCCTGTTGTGTTTGTGAGAAAGTCTGAACCGTTTGCTCAGGTTTTAGTCCAAAATTCACTTGGCTTTGCAAAGGCTTTCTAGGAGGAAGGGGCATGGGTGCGTAGTTGGTTCTCTGGGATTGTGCTTGCATTGGTAGCTCTTGCGATGAAGGTCCCGCCAATGCTGGGCCAGGTCTCCAAGGAGTCACAGGTGGAGGTCCCCTGGATTCAATACGGTTTTGAAACGCGTTAGATGCAAAGCCTACCACTCTTTGATCAGTTTTTGCAGGCCCTTGGACTGGCATTGGATATCTGAAGGCATTTTGACTCGAGTCCTGGCCTAAAGCTTGTTCCCATAGATTCAATTGTTCAGTACAACAGAGTAGTCCACATGAAActataaatataaaatcaatAACCACTGCACTTCTTCCCATTGTTGGTCTCTCAATACATTCCTCTGAGTTCTCAAAGGATATAACAACTTCCTGTCACTCTTTAAAGTTTGATTGGTTGGAAAGGTCAGGTTCAAATTTGACCCCACCCTTTTAAATTTCCCTCCAGCCCATGCCAATCAAAGGAATTAGATtcatttattgtaaatatagaCAAAACTGTAAAACATGGGTTTTCAccagaacatttatttaaaatatatataaatatgttttccttacaataaaaaaaaaaacaacaacaaaaaaaactattttatactTACATTAAGCAATTAGGCTCATGTTTAATATTTCATACCAACATATTTATAcaggcatttttaaaataaaattaaaaattaagtgGATAACCTTTGTTGAATTAGCTATACTTCTATAACTATACTGCTATATTTGTTTACGCTTCtatttatatttacacacaTCAATTCTTTTTAGTTCTTCTTTTACTCATTTATACCACTATGACATATGCTAATTGAGGGAAAGATACTATACTCAATATACTATTTTCATAAGCTGCAAAAGACTTTTACACTCTGTTCCACAAAACACACTGCTGATTCTCCCACGACTCGGATAAAGTGTGTTTATCAGGTGGTGTGTTGTGTTAGTCTTTCACAGATTTTTACGACATGCTGTGCTAAACGCTCTGACACAAGAGGAAGCTGTGAGAGGACAGGTCTCAGATCAGTTGGAGCTGCCTATCAACCCTATTATGCCATTCTGAGTAACTCTATTAATGGCCTCTAATTTGGCCCAGGGGATCTGAATGGGACCGGTGGCGTCTGCGACTCTGGTGCCAGAAAGCAAGGGCCATCTGCTGGGGACCGCAGGAAGCAGGTATCCATGACCCCCCTGCTCCCCACAGACACAGACAGGCAGCAGCTGCTCATTATGAAACATGCTAAATGAGCTCTGAGTACCGTCATATAGAGAGTCTAACACCACTAGAGGGCAGCGGTAGCTGTAATTATGTTGCATTTAGCAGCTGAGAGCTTCAGGAGACTTTCAGGCTGGATGAATTCGGAATGGCATACTACCCTTATCATTTCAGCGTAATATGGCAGAAATTGTAGTATGATTATATGCTATTCCAAATTCAGCCCATTTTCCAGTACGTATACTGTGCACAACATGCATCCTTTCCAGGTGCATGACCAACATTTGTCAAAAAATGCATACAATCCTGTAAATACATATCACAAAAACATCTTTAATATCTCTCACATTTTTTTCCCTAAAAATTTGATTAAATGGAGAACAACTGCAATGGAGACACATTTcacaaagaaataaaataaaaataaatcacacacacacacacacacacacacacacacacacacacacacacacacacacacacacacacacacacacacacacacacacacacacacacacacacacacacacacacacacacacacacacacacacacacacactgacctcaagagatgctctagtgACCGACGCTaggggttgcagcctttagcctccttattagagcgtccgactctcatgccagcagacatgggttcgagtcccacttGAAACAGGTGGTTCAAACAGGAGGGttacatatacactcacctaaaggattatgaggaacaccatactaattcTGTGTGTGACCccttttcgccttcagaactgccttgaTTCTATGTGGCATGGATTCAACAAGGtcctgaaagcattctttagaaatgttggcccatataggatagcatcttgcagttgatggagatttgtgggatgcacatccagggcacgaagctcccgttccaccacatcccaaagatgctgtattgggttgagatctggtgactgtggcggccattttagcacagtgaactcattgtcatgttcaagaaaccaatttgaaatgatttgagctttgtgacatggtgcattatcctgctggaagtagccatcagaggatacgtacatggtggtcataaagggatggatgtggtcagaaacaatgctcaggtagaccgtggcatttaaacaatgcccagttGGTACTAAGggacctaaagtgtgccaagaaaacatcctccacaccattacaccaccaccagcagcctgcacagtggtaacaaggcatgatggatccatgttctcattctgtttacgccaaattctgactctaccatctgaggccctgtccacacaaacacgggtattttcaaaaccgcagctttttctacacggtttggctgttcgtccacacgcaaacgctgtatccggttactgaaaccggacttttttcaaaactctggttacagcgttgtcgtgtagatggtgaaaccggagatttctGCTTTTTAAGTCGAAGTGCGTgccgttctctcctttgtttgacgtTAGATTTTCCACGttatctccttttgatttacgtgagtcgaGTCTAAGCGGTGGTCTCTATTAACAGTGCTTATCACATGTATAGCCTACagatacatgttcagttatttcattgtattgcagaacaaaggcgccagaatgcaatatatacaaaatagtaaagcaagtgtgtgaagctacagtccacttcggccctgcaccatacagttacctgtcactgagtccaaagtaaaggaactttagaagggtttcacttgcccatggcatccctcagtcagtgcaatgtgcatcggtgccGTGGATtggacccatgtggaaatcaggcagccaatcatagcgtagttttgagttctcatgtggacagattttgtttaaaaaccgtgcttgtgtggacgcaattgtttttttaaaacggaggaggaaaaactccggtaataaaaatacccgtgtacgtgtggactaggcctgaatgtctcaacagaaattgagactcatcagaccaggcaagaTTTTTCTAGTCTTTAACTGTCAAATTTTGGTGTGCACGTGCAAATTGTAGGCTCTTTTTCCTATGTGTaatggagatgagtggtacccggtggggtcttctgctgttgtagcccatccgcctcaaggttgtgcgtgttgtggcttcacaaatgctttgctgcacatCGGtcgtaacgagtggttatttcagtcaaagttgctcttctatcagcttgactcagttggcccattctcctctgacctctagcatcaacaaggcaatttcgcccacaggactgccgcatactggatgtttttcccttttcacaccattctttgtaaaccctcgaaatggttgtgcgtgaaaatcccagtaactgagcagattgtgaaatactcagaccagcccatctagcaccaacaaccatgacatgctcaaaattgcttaaatcacctttctttcccattctgacattcagtttgaagtTCAAGAGATTGTCTTGagcaggaccacacccctaaatgcatcgaagcaactgccatgtgattggttggaTGGAAAACTCCTGTATACAGTCAGTATAAAATGGTCAGATACTTCCGCTAAAATGTCTtagtaaaatgaaaataattgcaTTGACTTGCTATTCCTTTGAGCAAAAGCCTCCATTTGATCTTCATGCAATCTCATATCTGTATAGGAGAATTGagacattacaaaaaaatatctaatttgaTTTTTCCTTCCTACGGGTCTGCAATCTACATGATGTTTTCAGTTGTGTGTTTCTTTGTGTGGCAGCAACGTGGAAAGAAATGATAAAGACGCTTGCCAAAAGCTTGGCTCTGAGTGGATGCGGATGACAAATGTTTAACCGCGAGAAGTGAATCGGGCGGCTTTACTAGTCTGTTGACTGATCCGGAGCCTGCTGCTCCCACACATCTGCTGCCGCTTGTCTTTGTTTAACCCGTGCTTTGTTATTTCAGAGCCTGTGCGCTCAGAGAATCACATGATCACAGGCTCCTCTGAGCCCATCAAATATTTCAGAGGTGCAGCTGGATTTCTCCTCCATATAAGAAGATCTGGACGCCGTCCTGCATTCTGTGGGAGCGAGGTGCTCGAGGACTTCTGCTCGACATGAGCTTCTCTAGGCTGAGAGGTTGAGACTTCAGTTTTCTGTTATGTTTCATTCGAGTAATACGTTTGTCTCATTTGTTTCTCCTTAAGTTCCTTGGAAGAAATAGAAAAAGACAGTGGTTGACATGCGGTAAGAATATGCACATAAAATGAAGTTGGACAGCGAAACAAAGTGAAGTTGGATGTTTGAATTCATACTAAAATCACTGAGTTCAGATTTTAGTACAGGATCCCAACATTACTTACAAATACCAGGATATTTTCATTGTGAGGCCTGGAAACATAATGCTAATTTATAAAATTATAGTTACCGTCTCCTTTATTAATCTGTCAGAAACGGCTCTTTATGAGTATATAATATGTGACCCttgaccacaaaaccagtcacgGGTCAATAATtggaaattgagatttatacctcatctgaataaataagctttacaTTGATGTATGGCTTGTTAGGATATGGAAATATTTGGCCGAGATAAAAcaatttgaaaatctggaatctgagggttcaaagaaatctaaatattgagaaaattggCTTTAAAGTTGTCCTTATCAATccatattactaataataatacattgatACAAAtatattgccacaaatatacctgtgcactgtaaaaaaaaaaaaaaagaggcaaattttgaacttctgcagtacaatcgacttggatgtttaagttatttcaacttaaattatgttaaactgactttaaaaaatgagttacaactaataaaaaaagttttacatttcttaacttattttgatgagttaaaacattgtcatgaattattgaacatataatttttacaGTATGCAGCTTATGATGGCTTTTTTTGGTCCGGGgtcacatacagtatatatatatatatatatatatatatatatatatatatatatatatatatatatatatatatatatatatatatatatctgatgGCTATGTATACACAGTAGACCTATAGTATATATACATCtaacataaaatattaaatatatatatgcaaattaCATCAATTGAATTAATGATTGGGTTATTGATTTAATTATTGAATAAATTATCTAcacaacattattattattattattattattattattattattattattattattattattattattattattatgcaaaAGTCGTTTCAGAAAATCTTTAGTCAGAAccctttttttttcatttcaatataACAAAGAATTGCAACAACAGTAAAAATGGCAGATTGGAAACCTTTGAAAAACTGGTATTGCTGGACTTTGcatgaagagaaaaaaaaagaccatGATCACAATAACAGGCCAAATAATCATACAATTTATTTagcaatattgttattttatgaCCCAGTAGATGGCGATGTCAAAATCAGAGGTAATGCtctgatatgtcaaaatatACATGTAAAATGACTCCTGGGGTTCTTGGGGTTCTGGAGAATAATTCTGAGTTGGAGTTCAGTCTTCATTTGCTGTCCATCTAATCTCATTGTTGTCTAGTAGAAACAATTGAGATGTTTAAGATCTCATTTGTGTTTTCCTATAAGAAGTGTTACACACAGGgagggggggagagagagagagagagagagagagagagagagagagagagagagagagagagagagagagagagagagagagagagagagagagagagaaaacaacCTGCAATAAGGGAGGAGTGAGAGTAAAACAAAAACGACACAAAATCAAATGTGGCGTTGCAACCAAGAAACCCAATGCCAGCCATATCCAGAGGAAACAGATGGAGTAATAAAAGAGGGGCTTTGATTCACAAACCATCAGCGTTCCTTTCCAGCAGATTAGAAATGTGCTGTTATTGAAGACATGCATCACATGGTGTCTCCACGGGATATTCCACAAGCATACATCTCTCCATATAGGGCCTACTGCACAAACTAATATAATCACACATTCAAACCTAAAACAATAGAAACAGATATGTTAGCAGCATGTCACTAGTgtgatttttaattaatttgccCATGCAAAACTCACCTCCATGATGCT
It includes:
- the LOC137074155 gene encoding zona pellucida sperm-binding protein 3-like → MGRSAVVIDFIFIVSCGLLCCTEQLNLWEQALGQDSSQNAFRYPMPVQGPAKTDQRVVGFASNAFQNRIESRGPPPVTPWRPGPALAGPSSQELPMQAQSQRTNYAPMPLPPRKPLQSQVNFGLKPEQTVQTFSQTQQGFHGPIPGPNLIPEVKNEVVMGPQFEPKVPEPANTVEVHCGEVSVKLQVRQDFLGNNQLINPSDLTLGGCPSVGFDDLAGIIAFESALQGCGSALTMTEDSLVYSFVLAYSPSPLPNTPIVKSNEAMVAIHCVYPRKHNVSSNALHPTWVPYVAARAGEEYLHFSLKIMTDDWLYERPSNAYFLGDFINLEAAVVRANHVPLRVFVESCAATLGPSGKATIYTFIENSGCMLDAKLTNSRSRFMPRIQDDKLQFQIEAFRFKEDSRGLIYITCHLKATTTSRPIDALNKACSFVQETNSWTAANGDDQVCGCCETSCAMRKSRSLDTDDITLEDEATIGPIFVQHMLPMEDEPLLQIQESYQVPSKDAEYSSELVLVTGLVVAVGILCVVILGTLLYRRLQKRHVLTCE